DNA from Ictalurus punctatus breed USDA103 chromosome 7, Coco_2.0, whole genome shotgun sequence:
cagaacaattAAAGTACATCGGACTGTTAAATCGATAGATTTCTAGAGACACAATCACGGCAACAAATGCTTCATACCACTGTGCAGCATGCCATACACTTTTACGTGTTTCCTCCttctgtgataaaaaaaagaagaattgtTAAAACAAAGAAGTACCTCACCTCTGATCACGTATGTGTTCAAATAAGAATATGAATGCAACCCGACTCACCCCAGGGGACTCGGCATAGGGATCTGAAAACACAAGCATAAATCATTTAAGACAAATGATGTCAGGTCAAGCACCTGTTTaggttattatcattattaacagATCTTTCAGCCCCTTAAGGATTATTATTGGCCTCAGCACTTACTCTTTGGAGCTCCTTTCCGTTTGCGGGAGTTTTGCCCAAAACTGAATTTGCTGATTGACTCCACCTCTTCGTAGACATTGTCACAGACTTCGTAATTATCGTCCCGCTGGTTGATGCTGAAACAAAAACCGACCTCGCAATGTATACACTCTCTAACCAGTATGGGAACTGCTATCTCAGTGCTGATCTAGGATCATTTTTCAAGATATTTAAGAGTTTACCAGCACATTCAAGCATAACACAAATATCGAGCTTAAAACGTTCCTTTATCACATAGCTGTAGCTAATTTTAGGTCCCGATTCCattaaaggaggcgtggcttcagTGCCTGTCAGTAACAGTGAAAGAAGTGTGGCCTTTACACTCATCAAACCCACTGAAaaaggtgtggtctctgtgtgtTAGTCCTAGGTCAAGGAGGTATGGCCTCAATGTCAGTCTGTCCCAGTGAtagaggtgtggcttctgtgctCGAGTGTCCCAGTGACtctttaaaatgttattgtttgcaCAACACAGAAATCGCAAAAATAATCACATCAAATCCAAATCAATTTGGCTATAAACGGTATCAAATTAAAGCACAGGCTACCGTAAATTCTTATACATCAATGCTCATTAAGATGCAAATCATACAGTGTaatgcagaagaaaaaaaaaacactaattaaTGAATATAATTATATGGACATCCCAAATCTGAAATACTCCaacatgtaacatttaaaaaaaaaaaaaaaaaaaaaaaaaaaagggaagaacaACAACAGATGTGCATACTAAGAGACTTTGCTAAAGACTTTTCGTTTGCTACCTAGCAGAGGAAGTGAACATAAGGAGATGGAAACATACCTTGGTTCAGATGGAAGTTCACTGCTGATGAAGGAATCGGTCAGTATGTTCTGAGGACAGGTCATCGAGATCTCGCCAGTCACAGCTTCCAACAGCTGAGCTTCGAGTGCTGCGATTGATCGTGAATCAGCCCCATGCCCTAAACTGGTTCCCTGCAGATTACCATCATTACCAGGTTCTGCGGGACCTGTGACATACTTCTGGATCACATCCTTCTGAAGATTGCCATCACTCGCCTCGTCAGGCCCTGGTGGTGGGGCACTAAAGTCTGCAGCCTCCATCTCCAGCGCAGTGAGATTTATTACATTGGTGTTTAACGCTTCTAATACAGAACTGGCAAAATCTAGGAAGTGAGGAGCATCAaactgaggaggaggaagtaTTGGAGTATTCTCAGCAGCCACATCTTCAGCAGCTATACCGCCTGAACCAGGACCCAGGTCTGAAACGACAAAAACATTCAGAACTGTTCCTACAgtagtgtagtttttttttttttcatacaacaTCAAGGACATTTGGTTATGAGGAATTAATATGGAGCATAATAACTATCGATGGAGACCTCAACACCTAATTTGGGTGAAACTTTTATCCTTACAACTGAAACAGGATACAACCaagcagttgaggattaagggccttgtttAAAAACCCAACCAcagcagcttggtagtgctagGATTTGAGCTCACAACCCTCTGGTAAGAAGCAGACATGCTTCGCCACTGAGCTACTACACGtcctcattatcatcatctcCATCTTAAGCTACACCTCATTGCTAACCACATTTTCACAAACCACACAGCAAATCACCCCAAAGACAATACCTCTAGATTTTAAACCCCAATAACCCATTGATTAAACAAACTCTGGTTCGTCTTCCTCAGATCAACAACTTACTCATGGTGGCTTCTTCAGTTGTATTTTCCCGCTTATGGGTCCTGTAAGCACTCAAATCGACATGTGGTGGTCTCATCGGTTTCACGGGTAAGGGACACAGCGATGTCATCTCTGGTAGGGCTTTAACGAGAGGAGGGACAAGGGCACCAGGCTGTACTGGCTTCACATCACCATTCAGGTGCAAAACGGGTCCTggtcataaaataataataatagtatagaAGAATAGTAAAGCATGCTTTTTGAGTCATTTACAATCTGACTGGAATTTAGAGCTTGGAAATGCAATCCTAGAATACCCTTTATTATGCCCAAGGATATTTTGATATTGCATAAAATATGACATGATTAAAGAAAGAAGAATTATTTTACTTGATACCTTTTAAATCACTGGaaagcttttttaaataaataaataaatatatatatatatatatatatatatatatatatatatatatatatatatatatatatatatatatatatatatatatatatatatatatatatatatatatatatatatacacacatacacacacacacacacacacacacatatatatacacagcagAAAGACATTACCGTGCTTTTAGTTATCTATTAACTAAACCAACTCCTCCTCCACTCCAGATACCAGAGATATAGCTCCATTTGGTCAACTTACCATGGTTTATACCATTGGCTTGTGGTAGATTTCGGGCAGTGAGGGTTGGCGAGTTAGCAGATCGATATCCTGACCGCAGAGACGAAGATTCATCATCACACTGAAGGTTTTCACACTCCACAGGAGGAGGAGGGCTCCCTGTCGGTCCTTTACTGGAGTAGAAGCTCTTGGGTCGGGTATAGACTAGAAGGTTCTTGGGCGAGAACCTTTTCTTGGCTCTCTCCAGAGTGCTGAGGACGTGAGGAATGCTACCCCCATTTGATGGATCTTCGGCTGTCGGCGATGGTGTTGATGGCTGATCTGGGCTCGGACAGGAAGACCCCGGGTTTGACCCCCCGTTGTGGTGGCTAAATCCGTTCCCCACGGTGTAATGTTCAGACTGTGGCTTGCTGCTTTCAGGATGTTCTGCATTTTCCAAAATGTCTTTAATGGACTTGGAAAACTTAGCGGGCCTGAACGGCGTCGGCATGGCCTTCTTCTTGCACTTGATTGGTGACGTGACCAGCTTGGAGGAAGCAGTGGCCTCCTGCTTTGGATTGTTAGAAGAGGCGGTAGAGGACGCAGGCAGCACAAGAGGCAAGTGACGATCTTTGAGAGAGCGTCTAGCAACACCACTTCCAACGCCATTAGCGGCAGGTGGGAAAAAACAAGACGCCATAGCACTGGGCCATTTGCCTGATAGCATCTTTTGATCATCTCTTAAGTTAAAGTGTGGAATGGCAGGATTTTTGTCCTCCACAGAGGAAACAGTTACAGAACCGGCACGACTTGCTGTAGGTAGAAAGCGTTTTGGTTTTTCCAGAACTACAGGCCTATCTTTCAGCTGGCTCCCCTCCTGAAACTTAGCCCGGAGGGACTTGAAATCAATGGCAGCCTCCTGTGGTGGGTTCAAAACAGCAGAAATGCCACTTTAGAGCTTCATTAAAGctttattaaaatgttacttttctATTTGCAGtgtttgaaattttaaataaaaaaacaacatatagTTAGGGTTTCCCTCTGTGTTGTGTGATGACTGAAACTGAAGTGCCAAATGTGTTCTCTCAGTGGAGTTTGTTTGTGCGTCATACAAACATCCAATCCTTATCAGATCACCACATTTACACGACTATCACATACCTAGTTGCTGATTCGACTAAAAATTAGCTGGAAATTTGAAATTACAAGCCATACAGCGCCAAAAAGATGGAAAAGCATACTTCTGCATGGAGGAAACCTCATAAATTGCTCCAAGTGTAGCCTTCAATAGGTATTACATCTTTCATACAAACCTCTTTAATTAATAGGCCTACAGCGGTCCAAAGAAACGCAAGGTAATATCCTAATCATATTTTTTCCACAACAACGAATAGGAGTGAAACCCAGTGTAACATTTTCAAAGCTATAATAGTGATCAATTTCAAAAGGAATCCATGGCCACAAAGAGATttaagaaagaaggaaagaaggaaagaaagaaagaaagaaagaaagaaagagaaaaatataaaaatgaacatcAAACAAATATTATAGTTTTGAGCATAAtaatgtgtgaaaatatgaacTATGTACATAGTTTTGACCCTGGTTGATTAGTAAACAGATAACTCAACAgttgaaaacaataaaatagtAAGTGTGTAAGCAGGTCAATCagcctgaaaaacaaaaacatatcatCTTAACGCTTTAAGAACCAAATGCTTGTAAGCTTACCATTTTTATTTCCACTCTTCATATACTAATGACAATGatgactataataataataataatattaataataataataataatcagagtTTGGGTGAGAAGGTCACACCGCCTCTGCGTCTTCACGAACAAACCACTCAACACTCGTGCACGCGCTCATTCGTCTCCAATTAATGCGCGTGCGTCATGGCAGTCCCGTGAACGCGCATTGCAACCGTGCACGGCGGAAAGTGTTGGGGTTTGATTTCGTTATCTTTCCACAGtttgagtaaaaaaataaacaaacaaaacctattttttcccctcaaataGTTACGATAAAACGACGTGTACACAGTTTTACTTCTAGCACAGCGTGTCAGTCAGAACAGACATTTTTGGTGATTTCACTGAATCGGATCATTTGGATCCTCACCAACACGAGTCGACTCTTTCGGCTCTCAAACAGCTGATTGTCATTTTTCGCTCTAAACTGGACAGTTTGCGAAATTATGAGCAGTGATGGTTCCTGTTTGTTTCATGTAATCTTACTGTGTATTTTGATTAACAAAgtaatattactttttttaaaaaaataaataataactatttAAGTAAAAGCAGCAAAACACGACTCACCATTCACAGTAATGAACAACTCGGATGTTGAAAACAGGTTTCCATAGAATCATTTTATTTGACTCAAACTGCAAGATTAATGACGAAAGAAtgtttgggtaaaaaaaaaaaaaaaaaaaggtcaacatACAGTATGCTCTCGGTAATTCACCCAAATGAGCCGCCTCAAAGAGTCGACACACCACTAAAGTTTATTAGCATAATAAGCTAATACAGTATGTGTCATCATAGATGCATAGAAATTGTAGACATGTCGCACCTTgctgttttacatttattttaaaaaaatgattatcCACTTAGAATTAAATGTGCAGGAAGAGTTTATTGAAGAACTAATGACCACCAGACAAAACAGCAAACcctgttgaaaaaaaacaacaacaatagaaacatcacagaaattctaatggtttccactacaaatacaattAGAAACtgtcagctaaccattaaaaccattaacctTATTGGTTCTTActggtatccactagatatTACATGgcaccaacagaaggcaacaaattaccagtagagacccacagggaccattacagtttccattaaaaccaatgcaattcccgttaaaaccattaaaaccaatacaattcccattataaatatgacaaattctataagggtttctattgtttgtttgtttgtttgtttttcagcagtaGAAGTTGTTGAAAGAGTTGGTTGCTTTGCCAAAAACCTTGTCATGCTCGATAAAACTATAAGAAATGTATCAACCcgaaagttacagctttacccctgactgttacaaagtgctgacactggagactccttccattaaactgttaaataaacattgtcTTACAGAAAACTCCTCATTGATCACAACAGTTCCACCATACAAATCCCCGTGTAAGACGTTACTATGGAAACTtcgtgcattaatataaagctgtcaTTTGCAGCTGCATTattgtctgagctgctgttaaagaaaattaatcaataccttctgaccaatcagaatccagaactcagcttTGCTTGAAGACACTGATGCATTTACACTTACTCTATATACGACACACATGCGTAAAGCACATCTCAGACCTGAGTGTTGAGCACCTTGATGCTTGCATTTGTATATATGAATAATCCCTAACTGAATAAGATGTGTGAGCAGACAGTGTTAACAGAGGTTTAGATATTTTGCCACACTATTGGTTTGCAGTCAAGCCAAAGCACCTGAAACGTCCCACTTTACACAATGCTAGCTAAATGCAAATTTCATTTCGAAACCgttgtgtgtggatgtgttgcGCAATGTCCATGAATGTCCAaagttgtgtgtttatttaaaggaGGAGATTTACAGGAATGTGTGCACCTAAAATGAGCAGATTGTTTacctcctgtcaatcatttaCCCTGACCAGTATTGACAAGTGTCTCCGAATCGCATCTAGCCTCAGCGAGCATCTGAAAGCCAGCCGTTTCAGCCATGAGACAGTTCTGGCCTACATCTGGAGCTTGTGTTATTTTGTCTCTGCTTTGTGTCAGCCAGTTTGATGAGTCCGCTGGTTTCTGGGGGTGGAACAGGTAGTGTTCTTCTGTTATCTCTGATCTCATGCAGTCATGTGGTTTTGTAGTTGTAACGTTGGCTTGTGTTACTGTTGTATCCGATGTACCGAGCTCACCAAATAACCCTAatcgatgaaataaaatcaaataaaccgGCAAgtgaataaaagaataaaaagcacGACGAGACAAATCCACAGAGATGAAATACAGACAGGACGAAGCAGAAGACATAATCTTACATAGCTTAAAAACAGCTGGGAAAATATACAAGTTTTCTCAGACCTTTAAACTGCCTTCAAGCCTGCAGAAATAATCTTAAAGCTGTAGAGGTAGAATGAGCACAGAGGGGGTCAGAGATATAGCTCGGTGCTATATTGATCTCATAATATGCTTTATTTACGCTTAGCACACGTTTATTTCAGCGAACATATTAATCCGGCTGTGAAGAAGTAAGCACTGAcatgtctctgtgtctctgtctgaaGGACTAAGGTCTTTTCCAGAAGAACTCGAGGTGCTGATTCACCCATTCCCATAGACTGCAAGCTGAAGAGCTGGACGCCGTGGACGCCGTGCGACGCCTGCACAGAGAAAACGGTAAACACAGGAACTGAAAATACTGTACGTAGGCACACTGTTCTTCTCAGGCAGTATGTCCCGCCAGTTACACTCACTCCTGACTTGGTAATGCTTACACTCCTCTGTTCACTTGCAAAAAAAGAACTTGCAATTGCAAAAACGCGTCTCTATTTATCATGTGTACCTGGATTCTTAACGATTTGACATGATACTGGAATTGTTCGTGCTTCAAAACTGTTGTCAGATAAGAAGACAAGCTTAACTTACATGAATATGATTAGACTGCGTGTTCGGAAGTGTTTTAAATCGGCTTGGAAGATGATACAGTGCATCACTATATTGCATATAGTGCTTGATTCCTAAAAGGAAGTCATTTAACGGTGCGCTCAGGTAAAGAAAAGGTGTACATGATTTAAACAAGCAGCTTCACACGTTTAAGTTTCTGGTACATGTTAGCGTGGGGATGTGAGACATTAGCATTGCCTCACACAGCAAGACCCTTGAACATATATTTaaagggttttttgttgttgttgttgttgttgtttttgcatatACTTAAATTCAATTTGTTATGAGGAGGAAATCTCAAACCAAAAACGTTGACACAATTTATTAGatgttgtcacaaagcagcttcataGACATCTGGAGACATCTGGACATAGGTTTAGACCCTCTATTgaacagaggagtttatgctttgtggtttctctgtaacatgacaagctgcactTGGTTGAtcttattatcttcaagagagagaaacaggaaagTCTGGCgagagaacgactgtttatagctgctgtaacatgaGCGATATGTTGAACTAAGTTGCGTAGAGGACAAATCAGGATAAAATTATGACGTTCTTTCataattaaaaattataatCGTCGTGAAATTGCTCtagtagaagaggaataaaacacgtgtaATGAATGAATCTACTTCATTGTGGTAACAGTAGCTCTACTTGTGGAACCACCCAGCTGTTGATATTTTCaaattttcctataaaagcacaccccgagtgtgttattccttacacgGTTTAAATACGCTACAAGAATGTCACATTCCAGCCTTCTGACAAGCTTCGAAAGACTTCATTAAATGTCATGATAACGTTCTCTGTTAGCAGATCGACTACATGTGGGGCTAATTgtgtattttccatttttttttaaactcacatGTGATTGCgtatatttatgtaaaaataaatctgcTGTTGAATTCCCACTGAAAGTGTTCCACACGTCAGATATGCATTCTGGGAGAGCACAAGAGGACGCGTAAAGCTGTAACGTCTTAAAAACACGCACTTTTCCAGCTGTGATGCATTTAGGTGTACGACGCTTGTAATAAAAGACAtgatcacaaagcagctttacggaaaTCCAGATGTTCTGTATGTAGGTTTAGATTCCTAATGACGGAATGTTGAGGGAAAACTCCTTGAGACAACTTacggaagaaacctcgagaggaaccagactcaaaagggaacccgtcctcatctcgGTGACgccagatagtgggattataaatcattacagtgtaCAGACCCGGGGTTCTTGCACTGTGTCGAGTGAAGGCAATGTGATGTACGCTTTCGTCCCGATGTTTGTGTTTGCAGGTGCATTTTCAGTACGTGGAGAAGCACTCGCAGTTCGGAGGCACGAGCTGTGTGCACAGCCAGTGGGATGAGAAACTATGTCCGATTCAGGGCGAGTGCGAGCCTCAGGATGAGTGTGGAGACCTGTATGCGTGCCCTGAAACGGGTCAGTGCCACCCTTCTGTAGTCAGGCTCTCTGTCCTCAGTAACTAGATTTTATATCCAGTGTTGGTTTTCCTTGTATTTGAGGTCAGTGATTTGATTTGAGCACCTTTTGGGAAAACTTTGGGAACTGGTATATTTACGTACACGCTTACATGTCCACTCCACGCAGGCCGATGCATTAGGCAGAACCTTCGCTGCAACGGTGACCAGGATTGTGGGTTCGGCAGTGATGAAGACGACTGCGAGAACACGCAAAGCCCTGAAACCAAGTGTTACGGCATGCTGACCATCCCGGGAGCACATAAAGCCACGCAGGGGTAGGATTACAGGAACAATAGTTAGCATGACGGTAAACcggcagctataaacactcccTATTAGCATTGAAAAAAGTAATCAAAGCTCAGACATAAAACAACGAGCTATAGATATGGAGTATAGCAGAATATTTACGGATCCTCACAGTTTGAACCTCTGATTCTAGATCCAAACTGTCACATGTTCTGGGTGTTTTTAGAACATTTTACATAATGTTTAGAAGTGTTTCAACAACTCTGCAGCACTTTTAGGAAATGACATACAAATaaagttttaattgaatttacaATTCACAGGAACATTAACCCGAATGTTTCCATGATGTTGGTTTGTCTAAACTAAACGGAACGTTTATAGCTGCTGCAATTTAAGCGATAACTTGTTTCACGgatgttccagaacattaaatgcAATTATACAGTGGCTTGTAAAAGTATTCACACCCTAGAATTTGTCAGATTCGTCGGAAAAGCAAATGAGCATAAGTATTCAACCCTCTAGGTTCTCAAAGTTCTAGATGAACGTAACAAGG
Protein-coding regions in this window:
- the si:ch211-188c16.1 gene encoding uncharacterized protein si:ch211-188c16.1 isoform X1, whose amino-acid sequence is MCVVYRVSVNASVSSSKAEFWILIGQKEAAIDFKSLRAKFQEGSQLKDRPVVLEKPKRFLPTASRAGSVTVSSVEDKNPAIPHFNLRDDQKMLSGKWPSAMASCFFPPAANGVGSGVARRSLKDRHLPLVLPASSTASSNNPKQEATASSKLVTSPIKCKKKAMPTPFRPAKFSKSIKDILENAEHPESSKPQSEHYTVGNGFSHHNGGSNPGSSCPSPDQPSTPSPTAEDPSNGGSIPHVLSTLERAKKRFSPKNLLVYTRPKSFYSSKGPTGSPPPPVECENLQCDDESSSLRSGYRSANSPTLTARNLPQANGINHGPVLHLNGDVKPVQPGALVPPLVKALPEMTSLCPLPVKPMRPPHVDLSAYRTHKRENTTEEATMNLGPGSGGIAAEDVAAENTPILPPPQFDAPHFLDFASSVLEALNTNVINLTALEMEAADFSAPPPGPDEASDGNLQKDVIQKYVTGPAEPGNDGNLQGTSLGHGADSRSIAALEAQLLEAVTGEISMTCPQNILTDSFISSELPSEPSINQRDDNYEVCDNVYEEVESISKFSFGQNSRKRKGAPKNPYAESPGKEETRKSVWHAAQWTGMNSEPSVVTPAVWDSAASVRKERSSPDHHEEKEARKREKQRLEREKKEQKEKEKKENEMKKKFKITGQEEPMYHARVLLDSKLRKHDLQVKTGDTVSIIRTTNCPKGKWLARDSQNKYGYISVMNVELNMKEMLELGKRASQAIGRGHVEGDTLSLSSRSSHYNPILTSSFTDDSEEWTGEDETRSHLSENMCPNRAVSMPEMFNAFPTNHHAQSADCVEDVPSQVNHEALQKLAVFFQNTKDDLNTGAEITDAISTNINDPGLLCDVEEPPYDEEDQFSFADVELLPPPELYADFF
- the si:ch211-188c16.1 gene encoding uncharacterized protein si:ch211-188c16.1 isoform X2, producing MEAAIDFKSLRAKFQEGSQLKDRPVVLEKPKRFLPTASRAGSVTVSSVEDKNPAIPHFNLRDDQKMLSGKWPSAMASCFFPPAANGVGSGVARRSLKDRHLPLVLPASSTASSNNPKQEATASSKLVTSPIKCKKKAMPTPFRPAKFSKSIKDILENAEHPESSKPQSEHYTVGNGFSHHNGGSNPGSSCPSPDQPSTPSPTAEDPSNGGSIPHVLSTLERAKKRFSPKNLLVYTRPKSFYSSKGPTGSPPPPVECENLQCDDESSSLRSGYRSANSPTLTARNLPQANGINHGPVLHLNGDVKPVQPGALVPPLVKALPEMTSLCPLPVKPMRPPHVDLSAYRTHKRENTTEEATMNLGPGSGGIAAEDVAAENTPILPPPQFDAPHFLDFASSVLEALNTNVINLTALEMEAADFSAPPPGPDEASDGNLQKDVIQKYVTGPAEPGNDGNLQGTSLGHGADSRSIAALEAQLLEAVTGEISMTCPQNILTDSFISSELPSEPSINQRDDNYEVCDNVYEEVESISKFSFGQNSRKRKGAPKNPYAESPGKEETRKSVWHAAQWTGMNSEPSVVTPAVWDSAASVRKERSSPDHHEEKEARKREKQRLEREKKEQKEKEKKENEMKKKFKITGQEEPMYHARVLLDSKLRKHDLQVKTGDTVSIIRTTNCPKGKWLARDSQNKYGYISVMNVELNMKEMLELGKRASQAIGRGHVEGDTLSLSSRSSHYNPILTSSFTDDSEEWTGEDETRSHLSENMCPNRAVSMPEMFNAFPTNHHAQSADCVEDVPSQVNHEALQKLAVFFQNTKDDLNTGAEITDAISTNINDPGLLCDVEEPPYDEEDQFSFADVELLPPPELYADFF